A single Anopheles arabiensis isolate DONGOLA chromosome 2, AaraD3, whole genome shotgun sequence DNA region contains:
- the LOC120898551 gene encoding lysozyme c-1-like, which yields MKLFFVTILLAVLGTTYGKVFTKCELVRLLAANGFPRSQLQDWICLIQNESRYDTSALNTKNRDGSKDYGIFQINNYYWCAEGKVGANECKLQCSSLRNDDIGDDMRCALFIYRRHQFNAWNAWKDKCRGKPKPSVDECFAAGK from the exons ATGAAACTGTTTTTCGTGACAATCCTGCTGGCCGTTCTAGGCACAACCTATGGGAAAGTTTTCACCAAATGTGAGCTGGTCCGCCTGTTAGCAGCGAATGGATTCCCTAGAAGTCAGCTACAGGACT GGATCTGCTTGATCCAGAACGAGAGCCGATACGATACGAGTGCATTGAACACAAAAAATAGGGACGGTTCCAAGGATTATGGCATTTTTCAGATCAACAACTACTACTGGTGCGCTGAGGGCAAAGTTGGGGCCAACGAGTGCAAGCTGCAATGCTCGA GTCTGCGTAATGATGACATCGGGGATGATATGAGGTGCGCTCTGTTTATCTACCGGCGCCACCAGTTCAATGCCTGGAACGCATGGAAGGACAAATGCCGCGGAAAGCCGAAGCCTTCCGTGGACGAATGTTTTGCAGCGGGAAAATGA
- the LOC120898552 gene encoding lysozyme c-1-like — protein MKLFFVSALLLAVLGSCSGKIYNRCELARLMAANRFPKEQLPDWLCLVEYESGFNTTAVRSAKKNRSKYYGLFQLQSAYHCNEWMAGNECHLKCSSLVNDDISDDMRCARSIYRRSFFNSWEGWRNNCQGKQLPGVAECFATGK, from the exons ATGAAACTGTTTTTCGTATCAGCCTTACTGCTGGCCGTTCTGGGCTCGTGCAGTGGCAAAATTTACAACCGCTGTGAGCTGGCAAGGCTTATGGCAGCGAATAGGTTTCCCAAGGAGCAGCTACCGGACT GGCTGTGTCTTGTAGAGTACGAGAGTGGATTCAACACGACCGCGGTCAGATCGGCCAAAAAGAATCGCTCCAAGTATTATGGACTGTTTCAGCTTCAAAGTGCGTATCATTGCAACGAATGGATGGCTGGAAATGAGTGCCATTTGAAATGCTCAA GTCTGGTTAATGACGATATTTCGGATGATATGAGGTGTGCGAGGAGTATCTACCGCCGTAGCTTTTTCAATTCCTGGGAAGGATGGAGGAACAACTGCCAAGGAAAGCAATTGCCTGGCGTAGCCGAATGCTTCGCAACTGGAAAATGA
- the LOC120898553 gene encoding lysozyme c-1 → MKVFSTVLLAIVACCAVAEAKTFGKCELAKALANNGIAKASLPDWVCLVQNESAFSTSATNKNKNGSTDYGIFQINNKYWCDSGYGSNDCKIACKNLLNDDITDDIKCAKLIHKRHGFNAWYGWKNHCNGKKLPNVSSCF, encoded by the exons ATGAAAGTGTTTTCCACAGTTTTGCTCGCCATCGTCGCGTGTTGTGCCGTGGCCGAAGCTAAAACGTTCGGCAAATGTGAACTGGCAAAGGCGCTGGCCAACAATGGCATCGCGAAAGCATCGTTGCCGGATT GGGTCTGTCTGGTGCAGAACGAGAGTGCGTTCAGCACATCGGCGacaaacaagaacaagaacggTTCGACCGATTACGGCATCTTCCAGATCAACAACAAGTACTGGTGCGATTCGGGCTACGGTTCAAACGACTGCAAGATCGCGTGCAAAA ATTTACTAAACGACGATATTACGGATGACATCAAGTGTGCCAAGCTGATCCACAAACGTCATGGATTTAACGCCTGGTACGGCTGGAAGAACCACTGCAATGGCAAGAAGCTGCCGAATGTTAGCTCCTGTTTTTAA
- the LOC120898547 gene encoding coiled-coil domain-containing protein 102A isoform X2 codes for MSQSAPRRHPPSGNVEVSSMSAKFVDTEWEARESQRQRELEEARARAAQMEKTMKWWSDCTANWREKWSKVRTERNKARDEAKQLRSNLEAAIKESNSYKREKCELEMQITQLKKEMEKVHTLMMKHAGRFNKASLDAADEPDRDGRGDNNCSPDISSDGLKNVNSEDGLVTKLPNLPDDGAGVPVAASANADLDIEEYILQGGAMPKHSVEFKDKSEQMAEERRLIQQLSKDDYDEDYLLQKITMLQLRLDDAQKTIQIEREEKNAVHRNLEKTRQDMQELRDKCEELRAAKQDAVRELLTLQEQHRVEMRITHNSLQEESIARETLERRLCELRTELERLQAENAAEWGKRERLETEKLNMERETKKLRAECQDLQERLERKGRPLVNSDVELRSLQQELLEKNKELSDIRHSHSKMKKMLSEANTELGHAVRRAEQYETEVKRLRSRVEELKHELASAEDELDAACNHVRRLQRTNEELSGQTEGLQVQIQHLQTRLRSSHGSTSLLSANEDNSDNE; via the exons TCTCAGCGCCAGCGCGAACTGGAGGAAGCACGCGCACGGGCCGCCCAGATGGAGAAAACGATGAAATGGTGGTCCGACTGTACAGCCAACTGGCGCGAAAAGTGGAGTAAG GTACGAACCGAACGCAATAAGGCCCGCGATGAGGCGAAACAGCTGCGCAGCAATCTGGAGGCGGCCATCAAAGAGTCCAACTCGTACAAGCGGGAAAAGTGCGAGCTGGAAATGCAAATCACACAGCTCAAGAAGGAGATGGAAAAGGTGCACACGCTCATGATGAAGCATGCGGGCCGGTTCAACAAAGCCTCCCTGGACGCAGCGGACGAACCGGACCGTGATGGGCGCGGTGACAACAACTGTTCGCCAGACATCTCGTCCGACGGGCTGAAGAACGTCAACAGCGAGGATGGTTTGGTGACGAAGCTGCCGAACCTACCGGACGACGGTGCCGGTGTGCCGGTGGCCGCCAGCGCGAACGCCGATCTCGACATCGAGGAGTACATCCTACAGGGTGGCGCCATGCCGAAACATTCCGTAGAGTTTAAGGACAAGAGCGAACAGATGGCGGAAGAGCGTCGGCTCATCCAGCAGCTCTCGAAGGACGACTACGACGAGGACTATCTGCTGCAGAAGATCACCATGCTGCAGCTCCGGCTGGACGATGCGCAGAAAACGATTCAGATCGAGCGGGAGGAGAAAAACGCCGTGCATCGCAACCTGGAAAAGACACGCCAGGACATGCAGGAGCTGCGCGACAAGTGTGAGGAGCTGCGGGCAGCGAAACAGGATGCCGTGCGCGAGCTGCTGACGCTCCAGGAGCAGCACCGGGTGGAGATGCGCATCACGCATAACTCGCTGCAGGAAGAGAGTATCGCACGGGAAACGCTGGAAAGACGGCTGTGCGAGCTGCGAACCGAGCTGGAGCGACTGCAGGCGGAAAATGCGGCCGAGTGGGGCAAACGGGAGCGGCTCGAGACGGAAAAGCTCAACATGGAGCGGGAAACGAAGAAGCTGCGGGCGGAGTGCCAAGATTTGCAGGAACGGTTGGAGCGCAAGGGACGTCCGCTGGTGAACAGTGACGTGGAGCTTCGCTCCCTGCAGCAGgaactgctcgaaaaaaatAAG GAGCTTAGTGACATTCGTCATTCACAcagcaaaatgaaaaagatGCTGTCGGAGGCAAACACCGAGCTCGGTCATGCGGTACGTCGAGCGGAGCAGTACGAAACGGAGGTCAAACGGTTGCGATCGCGTGTGGAAGAGCTAAAACACGAGCTGGCCTCCGCGGAGGACGAGCTCGATGCCGCCTGCAATCACGTGCGTCGGCTGCAGCGCACCAACGAGGAACTGAGCGGTCAGACTGAAGGCTTGCAGGTGCAGATACAGCATCTTCAGACGAG ACTCCGTAGCTCGCACGGCTCGACCAGTCTCCTTTCGGCCAACGAAGATAATAGCGATAATGAATGA
- the LOC120898547 gene encoding coiled-coil domain-containing protein 102A isoform X3 — MSQSAPRRHPPSGNVEVSSMSAKFVDTEWEARESQRQRELEEARARAAQMEKTMKWWSDCTANWREKWSKVRTERNKARDEAKQLRSNLEAAIKESNSYKREKCELEMQITQLKKEMEKVHTLMMKHAGRFNKASLDAADEPDRDGRGDNNCSPDISSDGLKNVNSEDGLVTKLPNLPDDGAGVPVAASANADLDIEEYILQGGAMPKHSVEFKDKSEQMAEERRLIQQLSKDDYDEDYLLQKITMLQLRLDDAQKTIQIEREEKNAVHRNLEKTRQDMQELRDKCEELRAAKQDAVRELLTLQEQHRVEMRITHNSLQEESIARETLERRLCELRTELERLQAENAAEWGKRERLETEKLNMERETKKLRAECQDLQERLERKGRPLVNSDVELRSLQQELLEKNKELSDIRHSHSKMKKMLSEANTELGHAVRRAEQYETEVKRLRSRVEELKHELASAEDELDAACNHVRRLQRTNEELSGQTEGLQVQIQHLQTRS; from the exons TCTCAGCGCCAGCGCGAACTGGAGGAAGCACGCGCACGGGCCGCCCAGATGGAGAAAACGATGAAATGGTGGTCCGACTGTACAGCCAACTGGCGCGAAAAGTGGAGTAAG GTACGAACCGAACGCAATAAGGCCCGCGATGAGGCGAAACAGCTGCGCAGCAATCTGGAGGCGGCCATCAAAGAGTCCAACTCGTACAAGCGGGAAAAGTGCGAGCTGGAAATGCAAATCACACAGCTCAAGAAGGAGATGGAAAAGGTGCACACGCTCATGATGAAGCATGCGGGCCGGTTCAACAAAGCCTCCCTGGACGCAGCGGACGAACCGGACCGTGATGGGCGCGGTGACAACAACTGTTCGCCAGACATCTCGTCCGACGGGCTGAAGAACGTCAACAGCGAGGATGGTTTGGTGACGAAGCTGCCGAACCTACCGGACGACGGTGCCGGTGTGCCGGTGGCCGCCAGCGCGAACGCCGATCTCGACATCGAGGAGTACATCCTACAGGGTGGCGCCATGCCGAAACATTCCGTAGAGTTTAAGGACAAGAGCGAACAGATGGCGGAAGAGCGTCGGCTCATCCAGCAGCTCTCGAAGGACGACTACGACGAGGACTATCTGCTGCAGAAGATCACCATGCTGCAGCTCCGGCTGGACGATGCGCAGAAAACGATTCAGATCGAGCGGGAGGAGAAAAACGCCGTGCATCGCAACCTGGAAAAGACACGCCAGGACATGCAGGAGCTGCGCGACAAGTGTGAGGAGCTGCGGGCAGCGAAACAGGATGCCGTGCGCGAGCTGCTGACGCTCCAGGAGCAGCACCGGGTGGAGATGCGCATCACGCATAACTCGCTGCAGGAAGAGAGTATCGCACGGGAAACGCTGGAAAGACGGCTGTGCGAGCTGCGAACCGAGCTGGAGCGACTGCAGGCGGAAAATGCGGCCGAGTGGGGCAAACGGGAGCGGCTCGAGACGGAAAAGCTCAACATGGAGCGGGAAACGAAGAAGCTGCGGGCGGAGTGCCAAGATTTGCAGGAACGGTTGGAGCGCAAGGGACGTCCGCTGGTGAACAGTGACGTGGAGCTTCGCTCCCTGCAGCAGgaactgctcgaaaaaaatAAG GAGCTTAGTGACATTCGTCATTCACAcagcaaaatgaaaaagatGCTGTCGGAGGCAAACACCGAGCTCGGTCATGCGGTACGTCGAGCGGAGCAGTACGAAACGGAGGTCAAACGGTTGCGATCGCGTGTGGAAGAGCTAAAACACGAGCTGGCCTCCGCGGAGGACGAGCTCGATGCCGCCTGCAATCACGTGCGTCGGCTGCAGCGCACCAACGAGGAACTGAGCGGTCAGACTGAAGGCTTGCAGGTGCAGATACAGCATCTTCAGACGAG AAGTTAA
- the LOC120898547 gene encoding coiled-coil domain-containing protein 102A isoform X1, which produces MSQSAPRRHPPSGNVEVSSMSAKFVDTEWEARESQRQRELEEARARAAQMEKTMKWWSDCTANWREKWSKVRTERNKARDEAKQLRSNLEAAIKESNSYKREKCELEMQITQLKKEMEKVHTLMMKHAGRFNKASLDAADEPDRDGRGDNNCSPDISSDGLKNVNSEDGLVTKLPNLPDDGAGVPVAASANADLDIEEYILQGGAMPKHSVEFKDKSEQMAEERRLIQQLSKDDYDEDYLLQKITMLQLRLDDAQKTIQIEREEKNAVHRNLEKTRQDMQELRDKCEELRAAKQDAVRELLTLQEQHRVEMRITHNSLQEESIARETLERRLCELRTELERLQAENAAEWGKRERLETEKLNMERETKKLRAECQDLQERLERKGRPLVNSDVELRSLQQELLEKNKELSDIRHSHSKMKKMLSEANTELGHAVRRAEQYETEVKRLRSRVEELKHELASAEDELDAACNHVRRLQRTNEELSGQTEGLQVQIQHLQTSGSPKQHEAGNYKATNRSNYTANVSYKPNINDLKQLFDNSASRQFGDRDRAGAVGGGGGPSKSSGLPVREQPASLSSSVNPQQPPSYIPLSSGSYYDAKPSYIDHDVPSPPSLNNNKYEFERAKQKFDNITRAAAAASNPGGHKTRASSGGNGQPSSKQHNAAGGSAIPKRNTSSSGPVSSYYEPNVFPSGGANGRAAQHAADDMPPTKIQSHINETIQLFDVSPGAYDQSPSANCPPPRGSMGQQQPHKPINIGKMNDVNLDGLKVSEDDETP; this is translated from the exons TCTCAGCGCCAGCGCGAACTGGAGGAAGCACGCGCACGGGCCGCCCAGATGGAGAAAACGATGAAATGGTGGTCCGACTGTACAGCCAACTGGCGCGAAAAGTGGAGTAAG GTACGAACCGAACGCAATAAGGCCCGCGATGAGGCGAAACAGCTGCGCAGCAATCTGGAGGCGGCCATCAAAGAGTCCAACTCGTACAAGCGGGAAAAGTGCGAGCTGGAAATGCAAATCACACAGCTCAAGAAGGAGATGGAAAAGGTGCACACGCTCATGATGAAGCATGCGGGCCGGTTCAACAAAGCCTCCCTGGACGCAGCGGACGAACCGGACCGTGATGGGCGCGGTGACAACAACTGTTCGCCAGACATCTCGTCCGACGGGCTGAAGAACGTCAACAGCGAGGATGGTTTGGTGACGAAGCTGCCGAACCTACCGGACGACGGTGCCGGTGTGCCGGTGGCCGCCAGCGCGAACGCCGATCTCGACATCGAGGAGTACATCCTACAGGGTGGCGCCATGCCGAAACATTCCGTAGAGTTTAAGGACAAGAGCGAACAGATGGCGGAAGAGCGTCGGCTCATCCAGCAGCTCTCGAAGGACGACTACGACGAGGACTATCTGCTGCAGAAGATCACCATGCTGCAGCTCCGGCTGGACGATGCGCAGAAAACGATTCAGATCGAGCGGGAGGAGAAAAACGCCGTGCATCGCAACCTGGAAAAGACACGCCAGGACATGCAGGAGCTGCGCGACAAGTGTGAGGAGCTGCGGGCAGCGAAACAGGATGCCGTGCGCGAGCTGCTGACGCTCCAGGAGCAGCACCGGGTGGAGATGCGCATCACGCATAACTCGCTGCAGGAAGAGAGTATCGCACGGGAAACGCTGGAAAGACGGCTGTGCGAGCTGCGAACCGAGCTGGAGCGACTGCAGGCGGAAAATGCGGCCGAGTGGGGCAAACGGGAGCGGCTCGAGACGGAAAAGCTCAACATGGAGCGGGAAACGAAGAAGCTGCGGGCGGAGTGCCAAGATTTGCAGGAACGGTTGGAGCGCAAGGGACGTCCGCTGGTGAACAGTGACGTGGAGCTTCGCTCCCTGCAGCAGgaactgctcgaaaaaaatAAG GAGCTTAGTGACATTCGTCATTCACAcagcaaaatgaaaaagatGCTGTCGGAGGCAAACACCGAGCTCGGTCATGCGGTACGTCGAGCGGAGCAGTACGAAACGGAGGTCAAACGGTTGCGATCGCGTGTGGAAGAGCTAAAACACGAGCTGGCCTCCGCGGAGGACGAGCTCGATGCCGCCTGCAATCACGTGCGTCGGCTGCAGCGCACCAACGAGGAACTGAGCGGTCAGACTGAAGGCTTGCAGGTGCAGATACAGCATCTTCAGACGAG TGGCAGTCCCAAGCAGCACGAGGCGGGCAACTATAAGGCCACCAACCGTTCAAACTACACCGCCAACGTGAGCTACAAACCAAACATTAACGATCTGAAGCAACTGTTTGACAATTCAGCGTCACGACAGTTTGGCGATCGTGACCGCGCTGGAGCcgtcggcggtggtggtggtccatCGAAATCGTCCGGCCTACCCGTACGCGAGCAACCAGCGTCCCTTTCGTCCAGCGTTAACCCACAGCAACCCCCATCGTACATCCCACTCTCATCCGGCTCCTATTACGATGCCAAACCGAGCTACATCGATCACGATGTTCCATCGCCCCCGtcgctcaacaacaacaagtacGAGTTCGAACGTGCCAAGCAAAAGTTCGACAATATAACGCGTGCGGCGGCAGCCGCCAGCAATCCCGGCGGCCACAAGACGCGCGCCTCCTCGGGTGGTAATGGGCAGCCATCCTCCAAGCAGCACAACGCTGCCGGTGGATCGGCCATACCGAAACGAAACACTTCCTCCAGTGGACCGGTTTCGTCGTACTACGAGCCGAATGTATTCCCCAGCGGTGGTGCCAATGGCCGGGCAGCTCAGCATGCAGCCGATGATATGCCACCGACGAAGATTCAGAGCCACATCAACGAAACGATACAGCTGTTCGACGTTAGCCCGGGTGCGTACGATCAGTCGCCGAGTGCAAACTGTCCTCCACCGAGGGGAAGTATGGGACAGCAACAGCCCCACAAACCGATCAACATTGGCAAGATGAACGATGTCAATCTGGATGGGTTAAAGGTATCGGAAGACGATGAA ACTCCGTAG